One window of Enterobacter pseudoroggenkampii genomic DNA carries:
- the dacB gene encoding serine-type D-Ala-D-Ala carboxypeptidase: MRFSRFIIGLTTSITFTAQAANVDEYINQLPAGANLALMVQKVGAQAPEIDYHSQQMALPASTQKVITALAALLQLGPDFRFTTTLETKGNVEGGELKGDLIARFGGDPTFKRQDIRNMVAVLKKSGVQKIDGNVLIDTSIFASHDKAPGWPWNDMTQCFSAPPAAAIVDRNCFSVSLYSSPKPDDLAFIRIASYYPVTMFSQVRTLAKGSPDAQYCELDVVPGDLNRFTLTGCLTQRADPLPLAFAIQDGASYAGAILKDELKQAGITYSGTLLRQTQVNQPGTVIASKQSPPLHDLLRIMLKKSDNMIADTVFRMIGHARFGVPGTWRAGSDAVRQILRQQAGIDLGNTIAVDGSGLSRHNLISPATMMQVLQYIAQHDTELNFISMLPLAGHDGSLQYRAGLHAAGVDGKVSAKTGSLQGVYNLAGFITTASGQRMAFVQYLSGYAVEPTDQRNRRIPLVRFESRLYKDIYQNN; this comes from the coding sequence ATGCGATTTTCCAGATTTATCATCGGATTGACTACCAGTATAACGTTCACCGCCCAGGCCGCGAATGTTGATGAGTACATTAATCAGCTCCCCGCAGGCGCGAACCTTGCCCTGATGGTGCAGAAGGTTGGCGCACAGGCTCCCGAGATTGACTATCACAGTCAACAGATGGCGCTGCCTGCCAGTACCCAAAAGGTGATCACTGCCCTCGCCGCCCTGCTCCAGCTCGGGCCTGACTTCCGTTTTACGACCACTCTTGAAACCAAAGGTAACGTCGAGGGTGGCGAACTGAAAGGCGATCTTATCGCCCGTTTTGGCGGCGATCCGACCTTTAAGCGCCAGGATATCCGCAATATGGTTGCGGTGCTGAAAAAATCTGGCGTGCAGAAAATTGATGGCAATGTGCTGATCGACACGTCCATCTTTGCCAGCCACGATAAAGCCCCAGGCTGGCCGTGGAACGACATGACCCAGTGCTTTAGCGCCCCGCCCGCCGCCGCGATTGTCGACCGTAACTGCTTCTCGGTTTCGCTTTACAGCTCGCCAAAGCCGGATGATTTAGCGTTTATCCGCATAGCGTCCTACTACCCGGTCACGATGTTTAGCCAGGTCCGCACGCTGGCGAAAGGCTCCCCGGATGCGCAATATTGTGAGCTGGACGTCGTACCAGGCGATCTTAATCGCTTCACGCTGACCGGCTGCCTGACCCAGCGCGCCGATCCGCTGCCGCTGGCCTTTGCGATACAGGATGGCGCAAGCTATGCAGGCGCCATCCTGAAAGATGAACTGAAACAAGCGGGAATAACCTACTCGGGCACGCTGCTTCGTCAGACGCAGGTCAACCAGCCCGGTACGGTCATCGCCAGCAAACAGTCTCCACCGCTGCACGATTTATTGCGAATTATGCTGAAAAAGTCGGACAACATGATTGCCGATACGGTGTTTCGCATGATTGGTCACGCCCGTTTCGGCGTGCCGGGAACCTGGCGCGCGGGTTCAGACGCGGTTCGGCAGATCCTGCGCCAGCAGGCGGGGATCGATCTGGGTAATACCATCGCTGTCGATGGCTCCGGACTATCGCGCCATAATTTGATCTCTCCGGCCACGATGATGCAGGTGCTTCAGTACATTGCACAGCATGACACTGAGCTAAACTTTATTTCAATGCTGCCGCTGGCCGGGCATGACGGTTCACTGCAGTACCGCGCCGGGCTTCACGCTGCCGGTGTGGATGGCAAAGTATCCGCTAAAACAGGCTCACTGCAGGGGGTTTACAACCTTGCAGGCTTCATCACTACCGCCAGCGGACAACGCATGGCATTCGTGCAGTATCTTTCCGGCTATGCCGTCGAACCGACCGACCAGCGCAATCGTCGTATTCCGCTTGTTCGCTTCGAAAGCAGGCTTTATAAGGACATCTACCAGAATAACTAG
- the pmrA gene encoding two-component system response regulator PmrA, with amino-acid sequence MKLLIVEDDLLLQEGLALGLANEGYALDCAGTAAEADALIQSGEYSLVILDLGLPDKDGATLLSQWRRRGIANPVLILTARDAIEDRITGLDAGADDYLVKPFALAELQARVRALIRRYQGHSDNLLTDGDITLNLQTQQVLRQDQAVEVTPKEFALLTRLIMRSGQTVHRETLQQDIYSWQDDPGSNTLEVHIHNLRRKLGKDRIKTVRGVGYRLESQK; translated from the coding sequence ATGAAACTACTTATAGTTGAAGACGATCTGTTATTGCAGGAAGGGCTGGCGCTGGGGCTGGCCAATGAAGGGTATGCCCTCGACTGTGCCGGCACCGCAGCGGAGGCGGACGCCCTGATTCAGAGCGGCGAATACAGTCTGGTGATCCTCGATTTGGGCTTGCCTGATAAAGACGGCGCTACGCTGCTCAGCCAGTGGCGACGCCGCGGTATCGCCAACCCGGTGTTGATCCTGACGGCACGCGATGCCATTGAGGATCGTATCACCGGCCTCGATGCAGGCGCAGATGATTACCTGGTGAAGCCTTTTGCGCTTGCGGAGCTGCAGGCTCGGGTGCGAGCGTTGATTCGCCGCTATCAGGGACATAGTGATAACTTACTGACCGACGGCGATATTACGCTGAATCTGCAAACCCAGCAGGTACTGCGCCAGGATCAGGCGGTCGAGGTAACACCAAAAGAGTTCGCCTTGCTTACGCGTCTGATCATGCGCAGCGGGCAAACGGTGCACAGAGAAACGCTCCAGCAGGATATCTACTCCTGGCAGGACGATCCGGGGTCAAATACCCTTGAAGTCCACATTCACAACCTGCGTCGTAAGCTCGGCAAGGACAGAATCAAAACCGTCCGTGGCGTTGGCTATCGCCTGGAGAGCCAGAAATGA
- the pmrB gene encoding two-component system sensor histidine kinase PmrB: MNSMRRRLMVLLAVILLFFQLISVIWLWHESREQISFLVSETLSAKARNNHVEKEIREAIASLLVPSLVMVGFTLLFSFWAVTWITRPLNKLRVSLANRSADNLTPLPMYSDMEEIGAVTTSLNQLLARLDNTIQQERLFTADAAHELRTPLAGIRLHLELMSQSGAPQAATLISRIDQLMHTVEQLLMLARAGQAMASGHYETVSWTENIIEPLGLGHEAKEHTVIWPAKSALTVQGDAVLLRLMLRNLLENAGRYSPAGTTITVTLTEVDGGTQISVIDQGPGIDEAHRQSITEPFRRLDQRYGGSGLGLSIVQRIVQLHHGRLTLENGAEGGLIASCWLPATLE; the protein is encoded by the coding sequence ATGAACAGCATGCGTCGGCGTTTGATGGTGCTGCTGGCGGTCATTCTGTTATTTTTCCAGCTGATAAGCGTCATCTGGCTGTGGCATGAAAGCCGTGAGCAGATTAGTTTCCTGGTCAGTGAAACGCTGTCAGCAAAAGCGCGTAATAACCATGTCGAGAAAGAGATCCGCGAGGCGATTGCCTCGCTGCTGGTCCCTTCTCTGGTGATGGTCGGTTTTACCCTGCTCTTCTCCTTCTGGGCGGTCACCTGGATCACCCGGCCCCTGAATAAACTGCGTGTCAGCCTGGCTAACCGTTCGGCGGATAACTTAACCCCGCTTCCTATGTATTCCGATATGGAAGAGATCGGCGCGGTGACGACCTCCCTGAACCAGCTCCTCGCCCGGCTGGACAATACCATTCAACAGGAGCGTCTCTTCACTGCAGACGCCGCGCACGAGCTTCGAACGCCTCTTGCCGGTATCCGGCTCCATCTGGAGCTGATGTCGCAGTCTGGTGCGCCACAGGCGGCAACGCTGATTAGCCGTATCGATCAGCTCATGCATACCGTCGAACAGCTGCTGATGCTGGCCCGGGCCGGACAGGCAATGGCGAGCGGCCACTACGAAACCGTAAGCTGGACGGAAAATATCATTGAACCTCTCGGCCTGGGTCATGAAGCCAAAGAGCATACGGTAATTTGGCCCGCTAAAAGCGCGCTCACGGTTCAGGGAGACGCCGTGCTCCTGCGCCTGATGCTGCGCAACCTGCTGGAAAATGCAGGACGCTACAGCCCGGCAGGGACAACGATTACAGTGACGTTAACCGAGGTCGACGGGGGGACGCAGATCAGCGTTATCGATCAGGGCCCAGGGATTGATGAAGCGCACCGGCAGTCCATTACCGAGCCATTCCGCCGTCTTGACCAGCGCTACGGCGGCAGCGGTCTGGGGCTGAGCATCGTGCAGCGCATCGTCCAGCTTCACCACGGCAGGCTCACGCTTGAGAATGGCGCTGAAGGCGGTTTAATCGCCAGCTGCTGGCTGCCTGCGACGCTGGAATAA
- the cgtA gene encoding Obg family GTPase CgtA, whose product MKFVDEATILVVAGDGGNGCVSFRREKYIPRGGPDGGDGGDGGDVWLEADENLNTLIDYRFEKSFRAERGQNGQSRDCTGKRGKDVTIKVPVGTRVIDQGTGETMGDMTKHGQRLMVAKGGWHGLGNSRFKSSVNRTPRQKTMGTPGDKRDLQLELMLLADVGMLGMPNAGKSTFIRAVSAAKPKVADYPFTTLVPSLGVVRMDNEKSFVVADIPGLIEGAAEGAGLGIRFLKHLERCRVLLHLIDIDPIDGSDPVENARIIIGELEKYSEKLANKPRWLVFNKIDLMDKAEAEAKAKAIAEAMGWEDKYYLISAASQVGVKDLCWDVMTFIIENPIVQAEEAKQPEKVEFMWDDYHRQQLEELEAEEDDEDWDDDWDEDDEEGVEFIYKH is encoded by the coding sequence ATGAAGTTTGTTGATGAAGCGACGATCCTGGTCGTGGCTGGTGATGGCGGCAACGGTTGCGTGAGCTTCCGCCGTGAAAAGTATATCCCTCGTGGCGGTCCTGATGGCGGCGACGGTGGGGATGGTGGTGACGTGTGGCTGGAGGCGGATGAGAACCTCAACACGCTGATCGACTACCGTTTCGAAAAATCCTTCCGCGCTGAACGTGGCCAGAACGGCCAGAGCCGTGACTGTACCGGGAAACGCGGTAAAGACGTCACCATTAAGGTTCCGGTCGGTACGCGTGTGATTGACCAGGGAACCGGTGAAACCATGGGTGACATGACCAAACACGGTCAGCGCCTGATGGTAGCGAAAGGCGGCTGGCACGGACTGGGTAACAGCCGTTTCAAATCTTCCGTTAACCGTACGCCGCGTCAGAAAACGATGGGTACCCCGGGCGATAAGCGCGACCTGCAGCTGGAGCTGATGCTTCTGGCTGACGTGGGCATGCTGGGTATGCCAAACGCCGGTAAATCAACGTTCATTCGTGCCGTCTCTGCGGCGAAACCGAAAGTGGCGGACTATCCGTTTACCACGCTGGTACCAAGCCTGGGCGTTGTCCGCATGGATAACGAGAAGAGCTTTGTGGTTGCCGATATTCCGGGTCTGATTGAAGGCGCTGCGGAAGGCGCGGGTCTGGGTATTCGCTTCCTGAAACACCTTGAGCGTTGCCGCGTACTGCTGCACCTCATTGATATCGATCCTATCGATGGTTCCGATCCGGTTGAAAACGCCCGCATCATCATCGGTGAGCTGGAAAAATACAGCGAAAAACTGGCGAATAAACCACGCTGGCTGGTCTTCAACAAGATCGACCTGATGGACAAAGCCGAAGCGGAAGCAAAAGCGAAAGCCATTGCTGAAGCGATGGGTTGGGAAGATAAATACTACCTGATCTCTGCGGCAAGCCAGGTTGGCGTGAAAGATCTGTGCTGGGATGTGATGACCTTCATCATTGAGAACCCAATCGTTCAGGCGGAAGAAGCCAAACAGCCTGAAAAAGTCGAATTCATGTGGGATGACTACCACCGCCAGCAGCTCGAAGAGCTGGAAGCGGAAGAAGACGATGAAGACTGGGACGATGACTGGGATGAAGACGACGAAGAAGGCGTCGAGTTCATCTACAAGCACTAA
- a CDS encoding DMT family transporter yields the protein MKQQAGIGILLALTTAMCWGALPIAMKQVLEVMEPPTVVFYRFLMASIGLGAILAVKGKLPPLRLFRKPRWLVLLAIATGGLFGNFILFSSSLQYLSPTASQVIGQLSPVGMMVASVFILKEKMRGTQIIGASMLLCGLVMFFNTSLIEIFTRLTDYTWGVIFGVGAATVWVSYGVAQKVLLRRLASQQILFLLYTLCTIALLPLAKPGVITQLSDWQLACLIFCGLNTLVGYGALAEAMARWQAAQVSALITLTPLFTLLFSDLLSMAWPDVFVRPMLNLLGYLGAFVVVAGAMYSAIGHRLWGRWRKNEAVVVVPRSGE from the coding sequence ATGAAGCAGCAGGCCGGCATAGGAATTCTTTTGGCGCTCACCACCGCAATGTGCTGGGGTGCGCTGCCAATTGCAATGAAGCAGGTGCTGGAAGTGATGGAGCCGCCTACGGTGGTCTTTTATCGCTTTCTGATGGCAAGCATCGGCCTCGGGGCGATTCTGGCCGTCAAAGGTAAGCTTCCACCCTTGCGGCTCTTCCGTAAACCGCGCTGGCTGGTGCTGCTGGCTATCGCGACGGGCGGTCTGTTCGGTAACTTCATCCTGTTCAGTTCTTCCCTGCAATATCTTAGCCCCACGGCGTCGCAGGTAATAGGTCAGCTTTCGCCGGTGGGCATGATGGTCGCCAGCGTCTTTATCCTCAAGGAGAAGATGCGCGGTACGCAGATTATCGGGGCGAGCATGCTGCTGTGCGGTCTGGTGATGTTCTTCAACACCAGTCTGATCGAGATTTTTACCCGCCTGACGGATTACACATGGGGTGTCATTTTCGGTGTGGGGGCAGCAACGGTCTGGGTGAGCTATGGCGTCGCGCAAAAGGTGTTATTGCGTCGACTTGCCTCACAGCAGATCCTCTTTTTGCTGTACACTTTGTGTACAATAGCATTGCTGCCATTAGCGAAGCCGGGTGTGATTACTCAGCTTAGCGACTGGCAACTGGCGTGCCTCATTTTTTGTGGGCTGAACACGCTGGTCGGTTATGGCGCGCTGGCCGAAGCGATGGCGCGCTGGCAGGCAGCACAGGTGAGCGCGTTGATCACGCTTACCCCGCTGTTTACGCTGTTATTTTCAGATTTGTTATCAATGGCCTGGCCCGATGTCTTCGTCAGACCGATGCTCAACCTGTTGGGTTATCTCGGTGCGTTTGTCGTGGTTGCGGGCGCGATGTATTCCGCCATTGGTCATCGTCTTTGGGGACGTTGGCGCAAAAATGAAGCGGTTGTAGTAGTCCCCCGCTCAGGCGAATGA
- the rpmA gene encoding 50S ribosomal protein L27, which produces MAHKKAGGSTRNGRDSEAKRLGVKRFGGESVLAGSIIVRQRGTKFHAGNNVGCGRDHTLFAKADGKVKFEVKGPNNRKYISIVAE; this is translated from the coding sequence ATGGCACATAAAAAGGCTGGCGGCTCCACACGTAACGGTCGCGATTCAGAAGCTAAACGCCTGGGCGTTAAGCGTTTCGGTGGCGAATCCGTTCTGGCGGGTAGCATCATCGTTCGTCAACGTGGTACCAAATTCCACGCTGGCAACAACGTAGGTTGCGGTCGTGACCACACTCTGTTTGCTAAAGCAGACGGTAAAGTGAAATTTGAAGTTAAAGGCCCGAACAACCGTAAATACATCAGCATCGTTGCTGAGTAA
- the rplU gene encoding 50S ribosomal protein L21 produces MYAVFQSGGKQHRVSEGQTVRLEKLDIATGESVEFAEVLMIANGEEVKIGVPFVDGGVIKAEVVAHGRGEKVKIVKFRRRKHYRKQQGHRQWFTDVKITGISA; encoded by the coding sequence ATGTACGCGGTTTTCCAAAGTGGTGGTAAACAACACCGAGTAAGCGAAGGTCAGACCGTTCGCCTGGAAAAGCTGGACATCGCAACTGGCGAATCTGTTGAGTTCGCAGAAGTTCTGATGATCGCAAACGGTGAAGAAGTCAAAATCGGCGTTCCTTTCGTTGATGGCGGCGTTATCAAAGCTGAAGTTGTTGCACACGGTCGTGGCGAGAAAGTTAAAATCGTTAAGTTTCGTCGTCGTAAGCACTACCGTAAGCAGCAGGGCCACCGTCAGTGGTTCACTGATGTGAAAATTACTGGCATCAGCGCCTAA
- the ispB gene encoding octaprenyl diphosphate synthase, with the protein MNLEKINELTAQDMAGVNAAILEQLNSDVQLINQLGYYIVSGGGKRIRPMIAILAARAVGYQGNAHITIAALIEFIHTATLLHDDVVDESDMRRGKATANAAFGNAASVLVGDFIYTRAFQMMTSLGSLKVLEVMSEAVNVIAEGEVLQLMNVNDPDITEENYMRVIYSKTARLFEAAAQCSGILADCTEAQEKGLQDYGRYLGTAFQLIDDLLDYSADGETLGKNVGDDLNEGKPTLPLLHAMRNGTAEQAKMIREAIEQGNGRHLLEPVLETMAICGSLEWTRQRAEEEADKAIEALQVIPDSPWREALIGLAHIAVQRDR; encoded by the coding sequence ATGAATTTAGAAAAAATCAACGAGTTAACCGCGCAAGATATGGCGGGTGTGAATGCAGCAATCCTGGAGCAACTCAACTCTGACGTCCAGCTGATCAATCAGTTGGGCTATTACATTGTCAGCGGCGGTGGTAAACGCATTCGTCCGATGATCGCCATTCTGGCTGCCAGAGCCGTTGGTTATCAGGGAAATGCCCACATCACTATCGCAGCGCTCATCGAATTTATCCACACGGCGACGCTTCTGCACGACGATGTGGTGGATGAATCGGATATGCGTCGTGGCAAAGCCACGGCTAACGCCGCGTTCGGGAACGCAGCCAGCGTACTGGTGGGGGACTTTATCTACACCCGCGCCTTCCAGATGATGACCAGTCTGGGCTCCCTGAAAGTGCTGGAAGTGATGTCCGAAGCCGTAAACGTCATTGCTGAAGGCGAAGTGCTGCAGCTGATGAACGTCAACGACCCGGACATCACCGAAGAAAACTACATGCGCGTGATCTACAGCAAAACCGCGCGCCTGTTTGAAGCGGCGGCCCAGTGTTCCGGCATTCTGGCTGACTGTACCGAAGCACAGGAAAAAGGCCTGCAGGACTATGGTCGCTATCTGGGTACGGCATTCCAGCTGATTGATGATTTGCTGGACTACAGTGCGGACGGCGAGACGCTCGGCAAAAACGTGGGAGATGACCTTAATGAAGGCAAACCGACCCTGCCGCTGCTTCATGCCATGCGTAACGGAACAGCCGAACAGGCGAAAATGATCCGTGAAGCGATTGAGCAGGGAAATGGCCGCCATCTTCTGGAACCTGTGCTGGAAACCATGGCTATCTGCGGATCGCTGGAATGGACGCGGCAGCGTGCGGAAGAAGAAGCCGACAAAGCCATCGAAGCTCTCCAGGTCATTCCCGACAGCCCTTGGCGCGAGGCATTGATAGGTCTTGCCCACATCGCCGTTCAGCGCGACCGTTAA
- the sfsB gene encoding DNA-binding transcriptional regulator SfsB has protein sequence MDTKFIDWHTADIIAALRKRGTSLAAESRRHGLSSSTLANALTRPWPKGELIIATALDTHPWVIWPSRYHDPITHEFIDRTRMIRQRKAKREPQK, from the coding sequence ATGGATACGAAATTTATCGACTGGCACACGGCTGATATTATTGCCGCACTGCGCAAAAGAGGCACTTCACTGGCAGCAGAGTCCCGCCGCCATGGACTGAGTTCTTCAACTCTGGCAAACGCCCTCACCCGCCCCTGGCCCAAGGGAGAATTAATCATCGCGACGGCGCTGGATACGCATCCGTGGGTGATTTGGCCTTCGCGCTACCACGATCCCATCACCCATGAATTTATCGACAGAACGCGCATGATTCGCCAGAGAAAGGCAAAAAGAGAACCGCAGAAGTAA
- the murA gene encoding UDP-N-acetylglucosamine 1-carboxyvinyltransferase has protein sequence MDKFRVQGPTRLQGEVTISGAKNAALPILFAALLAEEPVEIQNVPKLKDIDTTMKLLTQLGTKVERNGSVWIDASKVNNFSAPYDLVKTMRASIWALGPLVARFGQGQVSLPGGCAIGARPVDLHIFGLEKLGAEIKLEEGYVKASVNGRLKGAHIVMDKVSVGATVTIMSAATLAEGTTIIENAAREPEIVDTANFLVALGAKITGQGTDRITIEGVERLGGGVYRVLPDRIETGTFLVAAAISGGKIVCRNAQPDTLDAVLAKLRDAGADIEIGEDWISLDMHGQRPKAVNVRTAPHPAFPTDMQAQFTLLNLVAEGTGFITETIFENRFMHVPELIRMGAHAEIESNTVICHGVEKLSGAQVMATDLRASASLVLAGCIAEGTTIVDRIYHIDRGYERIEDKLRALGANIERVKGE, from the coding sequence ATGGATAAATTTCGTGTACAGGGGCCAACGCGTCTCCAGGGCGAAGTCACAATTTCTGGCGCGAAAAACGCCGCGCTGCCAATCCTCTTTGCTGCGCTGCTCGCGGAAGAGCCGGTAGAAATTCAGAACGTACCGAAGCTGAAAGATATCGATACCACCATGAAGCTGCTCACCCAGTTGGGCACGAAAGTCGAGCGTAACGGTTCCGTCTGGATCGACGCCAGCAAGGTGAACAACTTCTCTGCCCCTTACGATCTGGTGAAAACCATGCGTGCATCCATCTGGGCGCTTGGCCCACTCGTGGCGCGTTTTGGTCAGGGTCAGGTCTCTCTGCCGGGCGGCTGCGCTATCGGTGCGCGTCCGGTTGACCTGCACATCTTTGGTCTGGAAAAACTGGGCGCAGAGATCAAGCTGGAAGAAGGCTACGTTAAAGCGTCCGTCAATGGTCGTCTGAAAGGCGCGCACATTGTCATGGACAAAGTGAGCGTGGGCGCAACGGTGACCATTATGTCTGCGGCGACGCTGGCAGAAGGGACCACTATCATCGAAAACGCCGCGCGCGAACCGGAAATTGTGGATACCGCCAACTTCCTCGTGGCGCTGGGTGCGAAGATCACCGGTCAGGGTACCGACCGTATCACCATCGAAGGCGTTGAGCGTCTGGGCGGTGGTGTTTATCGCGTTCTGCCGGACCGTATCGAAACCGGTACCTTCCTGGTCGCTGCCGCGATCTCTGGCGGGAAGATTGTTTGTCGCAACGCGCAGCCCGATACCCTGGATGCGGTGCTGGCGAAACTGCGCGATGCGGGTGCGGATATCGAAATCGGTGAAGACTGGATCAGCCTTGATATGCACGGCCAGCGTCCAAAAGCGGTCAATGTGCGGACGGCACCGCATCCGGCGTTCCCAACGGACATGCAGGCGCAGTTCACCCTGTTGAACCTGGTCGCCGAAGGTACTGGCTTCATCACAGAAACCATTTTCGAAAACCGCTTTATGCACGTACCGGAGCTGATCCGTATGGGTGCGCATGCTGAGATCGAAAGTAATACCGTGATTTGCCATGGCGTTGAGAAACTGTCAGGTGCTCAGGTGATGGCAACCGATCTGCGTGCGTCTGCAAGCCTGGTGCTGGCGGGTTGTATCGCGGAAGGCACAACGATCGTGGATCGTATTTATCACATCGATCGTGGTTATGAGCGTATCGAAGATAAACTGCGCGCGCTGGGTGCCAATATCGAGCGTGTGAAGGGCGAGTAA
- the ibaG gene encoding BolA family iron metabolism protein IbaG — MENHEIQTVLMNALSLQEAHVTGDGSHFQVIAVGEMFDGMSRVKKQQAVYAPLMEYIADNRIHALSIKAFTPQEWARDRKLNGF, encoded by the coding sequence ATGGAAAATCATGAAATCCAGACAGTGCTGATGAATGCACTCTCCCTTCAGGAAGCCCACGTCACTGGCGATGGCAGTCACTTCCAGGTTATTGCTGTGGGTGAGATGTTCGACGGTATGAGCCGTGTGAAGAAACAGCAGGCTGTGTACGCGCCGCTGATGGAATATATTGCGGATAACCGCATCCACGCCCTGTCGATTAAAGCGTTCACCCCGCAAGAGTGGGCACGCGATCGCAAACTAAACGGTTTTTGA
- the mlaB gene encoding lipid asymmetry maintenance protein MlaB, translating to MSQQLSWSREGETLKLSGELDQDLLNPLWDKRHEAMQGVTLIDLTDITRVDTAGVALLAHLVAVGKKQGASVTLRGASDNVVTLAQLYNLPQDVLPR from the coding sequence ATGTCACAGCAACTCAGCTGGTCGCGTGAAGGCGAGACATTAAAGCTGTCCGGTGAGCTGGATCAGGATCTGCTGAACCCCTTATGGGATAAACGCCATGAGGCCATGCAGGGCGTGACGCTTATCGACTTAACCGACATCACACGGGTCGATACGGCAGGCGTTGCGCTGCTTGCCCATCTGGTTGCGGTAGGGAAAAAGCAGGGGGCGAGCGTCACGCTTCGCGGCGCGAGCGATAATGTCGTTACCCTGGCGCAGCTCTACAATCTGCCTCAGGACGTATTGCCTCGTTAA
- the mlaC gene encoding phospholipid-binding protein MlaC, whose product MFKRLLMVAMLVIAPLTAAHAADQSNPYKLMDEAAKKTFDRLTNEQPKIRANPDYLREVVDQELLPYVQIKYAGALVLGRYYKDATPAQREAYFAAFREYLKQAYGQALAMYHGQTYQIAPEQPLGDATIVPIRVTINDPNGRPPVRLDFQWRKNSQTGHWQAYDMIAEGVSMITTKQNEWSDLLRTKGIDGLTAQLQSIARQKITLDEKK is encoded by the coding sequence ATGTTTAAACGACTGTTAATGGTTGCCATGCTGGTCATCGCCCCTCTTACCGCCGCCCACGCTGCGGATCAGAGTAACCCGTACAAACTGATGGACGAAGCGGCGAAGAAGACCTTCGACCGTCTTACAAACGAACAGCCTAAAATTCGTGCTAATCCTGATTATCTGCGTGAAGTCGTTGACCAGGAACTGCTGCCGTATGTGCAGATAAAATATGCGGGTGCGCTGGTGCTGGGACGTTATTACAAAGACGCGACCCCTGCGCAGCGTGAGGCCTACTTTGCCGCGTTCCGTGAATACCTGAAACAGGCTTATGGCCAGGCGCTGGCGATGTACCACGGTCAGACCTATCAGATTGCGCCTGAGCAGCCGCTGGGTGATGCGACCATCGTGCCTATCCGCGTAACGATCAACGATCCTAACGGCCGTCCGCCGGTTCGTCTGGATTTCCAGTGGCGTAAAAACAGCCAGACCGGCCACTGGCAGGCGTATGACATGATCGCCGAAGGCGTAAGCATGATCACCACCAAACAGAACGAGTGGAGTGACCTGCTGCGCACTAAGGGTATTGATGGCCTGACCGCGCAGCTGCAGTCCATTGCTCGTCAGAAAATCACGCTGGACGAGAAGAAGTAA
- the mlaD gene encoding outer membrane lipid asymmetry maintenance protein MlaD, whose protein sequence is MQTRKNEIWVGVFLLLALLAALFICLRAADITSVRTEPTYRIYATFDNIGGLKARSPVRIGGVVIGRVTDITLDEKTYLPRVAMDIEERYNHIPDTSSLSIRTSGLLGEQYLALNVGFEDPELGTTILKDGSVIQDTKSAMVLEDMIGQFLYNSKGDEKKSDAAPAQSEEHTDAAPTPGAAN, encoded by the coding sequence ATGCAAACGAGAAAAAATGAAATTTGGGTCGGTGTATTCCTGCTTTTGGCGCTGCTGGCCGCGCTGTTCATCTGCCTGAGAGCGGCGGATATTACGTCTGTGCGCACCGAGCCGACGTATCGCATCTATGCCACCTTCGATAACATCGGCGGGCTGAAGGCGCGTTCACCGGTCCGTATTGGCGGCGTGGTGATCGGACGCGTAACGGACATTACGCTCGATGAGAAAACCTATCTGCCACGCGTCGCGATGGATATCGAAGAGCGTTATAACCATATCCCGGACACCAGTTCCCTTTCTATCCGTACTTCCGGCCTGCTGGGTGAACAATATCTGGCGCTTAACGTCGGTTTTGAAGACCCCGAGCTGGGAACGACTATCCTTAAAGACGGTAGCGTCATTCAGGATACGAAATCCGCGATGGTTCTGGAGGATATGATTGGTCAGTTCCTTTACAACAGCAAAGGGGATGAGAAAAAATCCGATGCAGCCCCTGCGCAGAGCGAAGAGCATACCGACGCCGCACCGACACCTGGTGCTGCGAATTAA